Genomic DNA from Halorussus rarus:
ACCTGGTGCTCGGGGTTCTCTACGCCGTGGCGGCGCTCGGCGCGGCCGACCTCGTCGCGGCGTTCCCGATGGCGGCGCTCGGTATCGTGCTCGCGCTGGTCAGCGTCGAACTCGGCCGGGCGAGCCTCGACACCGACTCGCCGGCGCTGACCGCGGGCGTCGGCGTGCTCGGCGTCGCGACGAACGTCGGACTGGCGTTCGTCGCCGGCATCGCGGCGTCGGCGGTGGTGGCGCGGTTCGGCGGCGACGACACCACTCGGCGGCGATGACACCACTCGGCCGCGGTGGTTCGCGACGACTGACGCGGCCGGACCCGGACCAAGCTATAACACCCCACACCGCCTCCGAGGAACCATGGACGAGCCTTCCGAGCCCTTCGGCCCGAATCGCCAGCGCGAGGTGTACGCCAGCGGGATGCTCGCCGACCAGCGCCCCGACCTCCCCACCGACCCCGACGACCTCCGCGAGGAGGCCATGGACGCCCTCTCGGAGGAGGCCTACGCCTACGTCGTCGGGAGCGCGGGCGGCGAGGACACCGCCGACCGGAACCGCGAGGCGTTCCGGCGGTGGCGCATCGTCCCGCGGATGCTGCGGGACGTTGCCGAGCGCGACCTCTCGGTCGAACTGCTGGGGCAGGAGCTGCCGGTGCCGGTGGCCCTCGCGCCGGTCGGCGTCCAGTCAATCATCCACGAGGGCGGCGAGCTGGCCAGCGCGCGGGCCGCCGCGGACGTCGGCGTCCCGTTCGTCTCCAGTTCGGCGGCGTCGGCCACGATGGAGGACGTCGCGGCCGAACTCGGCGACGCGACCGGGTGGTTCCAGCTCTACCCGAGCAAGGACCCCGACGTGACCGCCAGCTTCGTCGAGCGCGCCGAGGACGCGGGCTACGAGGCCATCGTCATCACGCTCGACACGCCGACGATGGGGTGGCGCGAGCGCGACGTGGCCAACGCCTACCTGCCGTTCCTCGACGGCGAGGGCGTGGCGAACTACCTCTCGGACCCGGCGTTCCGCGAAACGCTTTCCGCGCCGCCCGAGGAGGACGAGCGGGCTGCCCTCTGGCAGTTCATCGAGCAGTTCGGCGACCTCTCGATGGACTGGGAGACGGTCGACGCGGTCGTCGAGCAGACGGACCTGCCCGTGGTCCTGAAGGGCATCCTGCACCCGGAGGACGCCCGCGAGGCGGTGCGGCGCGGGGTCGACGGCGTCGTCGTCTCGAACCACGGCGGCCGGCAGGTCGACGGCGCAATCTCCGCCATCGAGGCACTCCCGGACGTTGTGGAGGCCGTCGAAGACGAGCGCGCGCTGGACGACGACGATGACTTCGCGGTCCTGTTCGACAGCGGGATTCGCCGGGGGGCGGACGCCGTCAAGGCCCTCGCGCTCGGCGCGGACGCCGTGCTACTCGGACGCCCTTACGTGTATGGGCTGGCCATCGACGGCGAGGCCGGCGTCCGGGAGGTCGTCCGGAACTTCTTGGCGGACCTCGACCTGACGCTGGCGCTGTCGGGCCGGGACTCGGTCGCGGAACTGGACGAGTCGGTGCTGGCCGACGGGGGCCGGACGTAACGCCCGGCGAGGGGGGTGGCGGTGGGTTCGAACGCTCGGAGGCGGAACTTTCCGCCGGTGAGTCGGAAACCATACACAACAATTTATGCCACTCGTTATCGTTTCTCACTCCGAGATGTCAGGGAATTGGAGAACGACGCGGCGGAATTACGTGAAAGCGACGGTTGCGGGGGTGGCCGGGATGACCGGGCTGTCGGCGTCGGCGGGCGCACGGCAGGGCGGCCCCATCCCGATGGGGTCGATCCTCCCCATCACCGGGAGTCTGAGTGCGTACGGGAGCGGAATGCAAGAAGCGGTGAACCTCGCGGTACAGGACGTCAACGACGCGGGCGGGCCGCTGGACCGCCAGATCAACATGACCAACACCGATAGTCAGACTCAGCCATCGCGCGCCATCCAGCGGTACAACTCGCTGGTCAACGAGCAGAACATCATCGGGTTCGTCGGCGCCGCCTCCAGCGGCGTCTCGGTCCCGCTCGCCCAGAACGTCGCCGCCGACCGGGTCATGCAGGTCAGCCACGCCAGCACCACGCCGTCGCTCGCCGAGATCGGTTACAACCAGGACGAGTCGGTCAAGTACTTCGGGCGGACCGCGCCCAACGACGCCCAGCAGGGCATCCTGATGGGGCGGATCCTGAACAAGTCCGACTACATCGGCGCGGACAGGGTCGCGTTCCTCTACGTCAACAACCCCTACGGCGAGGGGCTGGCAGAGAAGGCGAGGGCCGCCTTCGACGGCGAGACGGTCGGGATGGTCGGCTACGACCAGCGGACCACCGACTACACCTCGACGCTGGATTCGGTGTTCCGGAACGACCCGGACGCGGTCGGCTTCGTGGGCTACCCCGGTAACGGTCGGACCATCCTCCAGCAGTGGCAGCGCGGCGGCTACGGGGGCGAGTGGGTCTCTTCGGAGGGCATCAACAGCCCCGAGTTCTGGCGGGAGCTCTCGGACATCACCGACGGGTTCTACGTCACCTCGCCCGACCCCGAGGGGACCCGGGGCGGACAGCAGTTCGAGGAGCGGATCGGGCAGCAGAACACACTGTTCGCGCCCCACGCCTACGACGCCGTAGTGCTCCAGGCACTGGCCATCCAGCGCGCCGGCGAGGCCACCGGCACTGCCATCGCGGAGAACATCCGCGCGGTGTCGCGACCCGCGGAGGGAGCGAGTCCGACGACAACCACTGCCGCGACCACCCCCGACGGAGGCGACGGTGGCGGCCAGCAGGGCGACGTCGTCACGGTCGGCGAGTTCCAGAGAGCCAAAGAGCTGCTCGCGAACGGCCGGGACGTCAACTACCAGGGCGCGTCGAGCCCCGTCGACCTCAACGAATCGCTCGAACCGCTCAATCAGTACACCATCATGCAGGTCCGGCAGGGGGAGACGGAGGTGCTCGAGACGGTGCCCCGGTCGTTCTTCGAGGGGAAGCTCTGAACCCGCATGAGCACCGGCCCAACCCTCCCCGGACGGTCCGACGTGGTCGTGGTCGGCGGCGGCATCGTCGGCACGAGCGCCGCGTACTTCCTCGCGACCGAAACCGACCGCGACGTGACCCTCGTCGAGAAGGGGGCAATCGCATCGGGGTCGACCGGCGACTCGTCGGCCATCCTCCGGCACCACTACGGTCCCCAGGAACAGTACTCGCGGATGGCGTGGTGGAGCCACCAGTTCTACCGGCGGTTCGAGGCCGAGACCGGCGAGGTGATCGCGCACGAGGACAACCCCCTCGTCAGGTTCGGTGTCGAAGGCGAACCGAGCGGCGACTACGCCGAGGCGGGCTACGACGTGCTCTCGTCACTCGACGTGCCCGTCAGCCGCTACGACCGCGAGGAGGCCGAGGAGCAGTATCCGATGCTGGGGTTCGACGAGTACGACTTCGCGGTCAGCGACGACGCCGCGAGCTACTCCGACGGCACCGACGCCGCGAACGGTTTCGCGCGAGCGGCGGCCCGCGAGGGTGCGACAGTCGTGACCGGCGTCGAAGTCGAGGAGATCGCCGCGGCCGACGGGGCAGTCGCCGGTGTCGAGACGAGCGACGGGCGCGTCGACTGTGACGACGCCGTACTGGCGGCCGGTCCGTGGACGCCCCGACTCGCCGAGACGGTCGGCGTCGAGGTGCCGGTGACCGTCACCCGCGAGCAGGTCGTCGTCCTCGACCCGCCCGAGGAGTACGCCGAGACGTATCCCGACCTCACGCCGACGACCGCGCTGCCCGGCGGCGAGTGGTACGTCCGGCCGGACTTCGGCGGCGGGATTCTGGTCGCGACCCACCACACCGGCGACGAGGTCGACCCGGACACGTACGACCGGAAACCCGACGAGGAGACGCTGCTCGACCTCGTCGGCGCGCTTGACGAAGTCCTGCCGGGGCTGGGAGACGCCGAGATCGCCGGTCGGTATTGCGGCGTCTACTCGACGACGCCGGACCACGACTTCGTCGTCGACCAGGTTGGCCCCGAGGGCTGTTATCTGGCTTGCGGGTTCTCCGGCCACGGGTTCAAACACGGTCCGGCGGTCGGCAAGATGCTGACCGACCTCCTGACCCGAGGCGACACCGACATGGCGGACGCGGCGTTCTTCTCGCTCGACCGGTTCGACGACGACCCGGCGGGACACGGCCTGCCGGAGGACCTTGCCTGAGCGGCCGGAGCGTGCCGCGAGCCCCTCCCTCGAGACGGCACGGTCGGGTCCGACGCGTGCCCGGGTTTCACGGAACCCTGGTCCGTAGCCGCCGTATGAACCTCCACTGGCACCGCCGGGACCTCCGGGTCGCTGACAACCGCGCGCTGGCCGAGGCCGCATCGGACGGCGCGGCCGTACTGCCTGTCTTCGTTCTGGACCCGGAGGTGCTCGCTCACGCCGGACCGCCCAGAGTGGCGTTCCTGCTCGACGCCCTCCGGTCGCTCCGCGCGGACTATCGGGAACTGGGCGGCGACCTGCTCGTGACCCGGGGCGACCCCCGCGAGGAACTCCCACGCATCGCGGCAGAGCGCGACGCCGGAACCGTCTACTGGAACCGCGACTACTCCGGCCTGGCCCGCGAGCGGGACGGCGAGGTTCGACTCGCGCTCGACGACGCCGGGATTCCGCGGGCGGCGTACCACGACGAACTCCTCCACGAGCCCGGCAGCATCCGGACGAACGCGGGCGAGCACTACTCGGTGTTCAGCTACTTCTGGAAGAAGTGGCGCGACCGCGAGAAGGACGCCCCGGTCGACCCTCCGGCCGAGGGACGGGTCGCGACGCCCGACCGCTCCGAACTCCCGACGCTCGCCGACCTCGCGGTCGACGACCCCGAGGCCGAGATTCCCGCGGCGGGAACCGCTGCCGGCCGCGAGCGCCTCCGGTCGTTCTGCGACGAAGCCGTCTTCCGGTACGCCGAGGACCGCGACCACCCCGCCAGGGACGCCACCTCGCGGCTCTCGGTCCATCTCAAGTGGGGCACGGTCGGGGTTCGGGAGGTCTGGCGGGCGACCGAGGAGGCGATGGCGCGGGCGGACGGCGACCCCGACGACGACGGCGGGGATGCCGGCGAGCCGAGCGAGGCTGC
This window encodes:
- a CDS encoding alpha-hydroxy-acid oxidizing protein gives rise to the protein MDEPSEPFGPNRQREVYASGMLADQRPDLPTDPDDLREEAMDALSEEAYAYVVGSAGGEDTADRNREAFRRWRIVPRMLRDVAERDLSVELLGQELPVPVALAPVGVQSIIHEGGELASARAAADVGVPFVSSSAASATMEDVAAELGDATGWFQLYPSKDPDVTASFVERAEDAGYEAIVITLDTPTMGWRERDVANAYLPFLDGEGVANYLSDPAFRETLSAPPEEDERAALWQFIEQFGDLSMDWETVDAVVEQTDLPVVLKGILHPEDAREAVRRGVDGVVVSNHGGRQVDGAISAIEALPDVVEAVEDERALDDDDDFAVLFDSGIRRGADAVKALALGADAVLLGRPYVYGLAIDGEAGVREVVRNFLADLDLTLALSGRDSVAELDESVLADGGRT
- a CDS encoding ABC transporter substrate-binding protein yields the protein MKATVAGVAGMTGLSASAGARQGGPIPMGSILPITGSLSAYGSGMQEAVNLAVQDVNDAGGPLDRQINMTNTDSQTQPSRAIQRYNSLVNEQNIIGFVGAASSGVSVPLAQNVAADRVMQVSHASTTPSLAEIGYNQDESVKYFGRTAPNDAQQGILMGRILNKSDYIGADRVAFLYVNNPYGEGLAEKARAAFDGETVGMVGYDQRTTDYTSTLDSVFRNDPDAVGFVGYPGNGRTILQQWQRGGYGGEWVSSEGINSPEFWRELSDITDGFYVTSPDPEGTRGGQQFEERIGQQNTLFAPHAYDAVVLQALAIQRAGEATGTAIAENIRAVSRPAEGASPTTTTAATTPDGGDGGGQQGDVVTVGEFQRAKELLANGRDVNYQGASSPVDLNESLEPLNQYTIMQVRQGETEVLETVPRSFFEGKL
- a CDS encoding NAD(P)/FAD-dependent oxidoreductase; this encodes MSTGPTLPGRSDVVVVGGGIVGTSAAYFLATETDRDVTLVEKGAIASGSTGDSSAILRHHYGPQEQYSRMAWWSHQFYRRFEAETGEVIAHEDNPLVRFGVEGEPSGDYAEAGYDVLSSLDVPVSRYDREEAEEQYPMLGFDEYDFAVSDDAASYSDGTDAANGFARAAAREGATVVTGVEVEEIAAADGAVAGVETSDGRVDCDDAVLAAGPWTPRLAETVGVEVPVTVTREQVVVLDPPEEYAETYPDLTPTTALPGGEWYVRPDFGGGILVATHHTGDEVDPDTYDRKPDEETLLDLVGALDEVLPGLGDAEIAGRYCGVYSTTPDHDFVVDQVGPEGCYLACGFSGHGFKHGPAVGKMLTDLLTRGDTDMADAAFFSLDRFDDDPAGHGLPEDLA
- a CDS encoding cryptochrome/photolyase family protein, giving the protein MNLHWHRRDLRVADNRALAEAASDGAAVLPVFVLDPEVLAHAGPPRVAFLLDALRSLRADYRELGGDLLVTRGDPREELPRIAAERDAGTVYWNRDYSGLARERDGEVRLALDDAGIPRAAYHDELLHEPGSIRTNAGEHYSVFSYFWKKWRDREKDAPVDPPAEGRVATPDRSELPTLADLAVDDPEAEIPAAGTAAGRERLRSFCDEAVFRYAEDRDHPARDATSRLSVHLKWGTVGVREVWRATEEAMARADGDPDDDGGDAGEPSEAASVREYQRQLAWRELYAHVLAARPEVVSRNYRGYENEIGWREDETALQAWKDGRTGYPIVDAAMRQLRAEAWMHNRLRMVVASFLTKDLLLDWREGYDWFRERLADHDPANDAGGWQWAASTGTDAQPYFRVFNPMTQGERYDPDAEFVREYVPELRDASPEQVHSWHELDAAERDRIAPDYPAPIVDHAERREEAIAMFERARGDE